A single genomic interval of Lathyrus oleraceus cultivar Zhongwan6 chromosome 7, CAAS_Psat_ZW6_1.0, whole genome shotgun sequence harbors:
- the LOC127104067 gene encoding uncharacterized protein LOC127104067, which produces MGFIMEFAENLVLKLMEDPKERDRRFREHVYKVKDRCAKTKEMWSYPMRPYGFWTFERHNSQLAWDAQISQVAGRRDPYDDILRHYPASSK; this is translated from the coding sequence ATGGGTTTCATAATGGAATTCGCTGAGAATTTGGTTCTGAAATTGATGGAAGATCCAAAGGAAAGGGATCGTAGATTCAGGGAACACGTCTATAAGGTGAAAGATAGATGCGCAAAGACGAAGGAGATGTGGAGTTACCCTATGCGGCCATACGGGTTCTGGACATTCGAGCGCCACAATTCTCAGCTTGCTTGGGATGCGCAGATTAGTCAAGTTGCTGGTCGAAGGGACCCTTATGATGATATCCTTCGTCACTACCCTGCCTCATCTAAATGA